The genomic window ACAGCCAGAGAACACTTGGAATTGGGAGATCAATAAGGAAAAGGTCACAGAGTACTTTAAATTTGGTGCAGAGAGAGCACGACCCTTTGAGTCGTACATCACGATGGGCATGCGAGCAGAAGGTGACAATCCTATTAGCGGCAGTGACCCTAAGAAGATCCTTACAGAAGTTCTTGATGTTCAAAGAGGTATTATAGAGGAAAATTACGGGAGCAAGGGCGGTGTGATGCGTAAGTTGACGCCCTTCATGTCGTAGTAGCCGGCGCTGATTTCCGTGGAAGAATTGATGGCACTATACAATGAGGTGCAACAGTATTATGACGATGGGCTGGAGATTCCAGAAGACATCACACTTCTTTTCTCTGATGATAATTTTGGCTCTCTGCGCCGATTGCCGAATGAGCAAGAGAAGAAACGCCCGGGCGGCTCCGGAGTAAGTACTTCTGACGACACACTATATAAATTTCCTAACGTCGGTTCAACCAGTACTACTACCACTTCCAATACACGGGATATCCTCGATGCTATCGGTGGATGAACAGCAACACGCTAGTAAGCTTACATTGTCGAGTACGTAAAATCAGTGTTGTGTTGACATGACATTTAGGGGAAAGCATGGCACCAACTACAACTAGCACATGCCGAAGGCGCAAATCGCATCTGGGTCTTCAACGTTGGCGATCTCAAGCCTTGCGAAGTGCCCATGAGCTTTGGGTTTGACCTTGCTTGGAATGTCCACTCCATCAGCGCCGACTCCTTTCCCCAATACTACGAGGAACTAGCAACGCGAGAATTTGGGCGCAAACACGCCAAGGGTATCGCCAAGGCTTGGTACGACTTTGACCGTCTTGTCGCACTCCGGAAACAGGACCACATCGATGTGAACACATTTATTCTGCTCAAGTACCACGAAGCAGACAATATTGTCGCGCGTTGGAAGACTCTGCTGCAGGATGCGAAGACAATCAACGCCAAAATAGACAAGGAGTACAAAtccgccttcttccagctGGTTCTCCACCCTATCAAGGCATCCTATCTGTGTACCTTGCTCCGAGTAACCCAGTATAGAAACCAACTGTTTGCCAAGCAGCGTCGAAATACTACAAATGTGCTATTCCACCGGAGTCTCGAAATCCTCAACAAAGACCATGATCTCATGATGGAATACCATACTATTAACGGTGGCAAGTGGAACCATATCATGAGGCAGCCGCACTACGGATACGGAGATACTGGTGCCCAACCGTCAAGAAATATGATTGACGGCCTGTGCTACGTCCAGACTAGAGAGGATTCCAACCCCAGCGTTGGGCATATGGGCATTGCTGTGGAAGGCATTGAAGGCATCAATCCCGGACATATCAATGAGGACTCGGACCGAACTCATCCATCCCGCAAGTGGCTGGAGCCGGGAGTGACTCTCCCCTTTATCACTCCGTACGGCCCGCAGGACCGGTATTTTGAAGTGTTCCACCGCGGAACAAAAGCGTTCTCCTGGGTCGCGAAACCGCAGTACGACTGGATCAAGCTCACTCAGTACCAGGGCCATCTCAAAcctgaagatgacgacacCAGGGTGGTTCTCACTATTGACTGGACGCAAGTCCCCGCAAATTTTGATGAAAAGGTGTTCATCGAAGTCTTTGGTTCTCGAGATGGCTACGAAAAAGTCCACTTGACTGTGCGTCATAGTCGGGTCCCTGCTGACTTCACTGGCTTCGTTGAAACGAGCGGCCACCTCGCCATCGACGCAGGCAAATGGGCTACATCCCCATATCAGGCTCTTCCAGCCCTGGGCCGCACCGCTGCAGGGTCTGTGACTTTGCCAATTGGCACCGACCTGAGCAATCCCGACGACATTCCGTTCCTGCGCTACCCAATATATGTCCTCTCTGATCGCGACAACGCCAACCTCGAGCTGCAATTCAACATGACTCTGGAAACCGACCCGCAGAGCCGCATGGAGTATGACATACGCTGGGACGGCGGAGAAATCAAGCGATATCGCCTCACTGACGACGATCCCGGCAATGACCGCGGCCTCCCGCGAGACTGGAACGTGGCGGTCATGGACTGCGTCTGGAAAAAGTCCCATAACATTGGGCACGCCACAGTCGGCGCTCACACTATTGAGGTGCGATTCCGCAAGCCCAACATGATTCTGGAGAAGCTCGTTCTGGATCTTGGGGATTTGCGGTACACGTACTTGGGGCCCCCTGAGAGCGAGTatgtcgagggcggcagcCGCGCAGCTACCTGTATTAGACACAACGATCGGCTAAGCTTGGATTTGAGATATTAATCTGTTGACATCTCCATGTATATTCGTCTCTATTTTTCTTAACTTTGTTCAGTCATTCCCGGAATATAGAAGATGGATACTCGCTAGAAGAAACAATAAACACTACTTGCTGCTTCCATTCCCATGCTCTAACTTTGTAGAGCAACGGGCGTCATCGCCATGACAGGTAGAATATATGCCGAGGTTTTCAAGCATATACAGTATTTTATACTCGTACAACTACGGCATGGACCTCTTTTCTGCTTTGCTCAGCATAACCAGTAATTCAAGCACTGAgagcagcaacagccgcTGCATATTAATTAAAACTCTAGTCCGGTAATGACAGCCGTGTAACCGCGAGTATATTATCCCAGAAGCCAGCCCGGCGCCGCAGTCATCAGCACTAATTCCCAATTACGTCGAACAAACTCAACCCGCATTACAACTCGCACGATTACTTTGAAGATTCCGCAGCCTTAGGCTCCTCCTTCCCAGCACGTGCCAGTTTCAAAATCTCATGCCCCCCAATGATCCAAAACTTGTCGGGCGCCTTGTTCTCGCCCGCCAGCTGGGCAGCCTTGACAGCCGCCCTGGCAATAGCATCGGCGTCCTGCCCCAGGGCATCCTGGACGCCGCTGCTGAGCTTGCCCAAGCCCCTCACGGCGGCTTGCGCGAAcccctcggcggcgcggctgGTCTCGCGCTCTCCCAGGATCATACCGGGCCGCAGGATAATGGCGTGGTCGAAGCCGAGCTCCCTGACGGCATCCTCCACccccttcttcatcttgctgTAGGGGGCCCAGCCGGACAGGAGGCCGTCGGAGCCGGCGCTGGAGATGAATACAAACGTGGCGACGCCGGCTTCCTTGGCCGCCCTGGCCAGCTCGATGTTGAGGTCGTGGTCAATCTTGCGCTGGTTCTCGAGACCGCCGGCCTGGGCGCGCGTGGTGCCCAGggcggagaagacggcggctgGGGCGGGCGAGAGGCCGGTCAGCGCGGCGGCCCATTTGGTGgtgtcggcgtcgacgatgGAGCTGAGGTTCGGCGAGGAGGGCTTGGGGGCGCGGCGGGTGATTGTGTGGACGGGCTTGTAGATGTCGCCGGCTAGGAGGTTGGATAGGATGTGCGAgccgacgaggccggtggagccgatgacggcggcaGACATGGTGATCGAGTACTCGGGTATGGAGGTGGTAAAAATCAGTTCGGCGAGGGGCTTGGATGGAGGATCAAAAAGGCCAGGTTGAGGCGGCAATAGATGGCTGAGTTGTGGGCAAGCTCAAGCCCGAGTCTGAGGTCAAGCTCTCAGAGCTCAAGCTACTGTGACATCTGCCGAGTAGCTTGGGAGGCAAGAGCGGAGTTGGCGGGAGGGCGGGACGGAAGGCGCGGCGCTGCATACCTGCCTCCTTAGGCAGCTAGGTGGGTAGCATATATAGAGGGTACTAACACACAAAGTTATGTGGCGTGGCCATGCCAAGTTTTTGGTGCGacgggacatctggactgtCTCGTGCATTTCATCGAGTGCCACGACACGCAATGGCCAGTTCAGCAGGGCTCAATAACCGACAAGTTCCGATTGCGCTTGGTAAAGGGATgcaaatactccgtacagacgACTTATTTACGGCCTGATTTGGCATTTGGATCTCACAAGTAGTATGAACTTGTTGTTGGCAGCGGAATCTAGCCAATCGCCTTACACGGCTGCTCGCACAAGCCATCCCTTTTCGAACTTGATGTATCCATCACAAGGATCGTGGTAGTACAGGATGTGTCTCTAAGATTGTTTCCCTTTACCTTTACTTTcgttctcttttctcctctttCGTTTCGCCTGCCTTCTCTATTCACTGCCGGCTCCGCGAATTGATCTGCGGAAATCGACGCTGCCAGAGCCAGAAACTCACCCGTATAAGTAGAACGGACAAGAGATTGATCTTGGTTATCGCTGGGGCACAAATACTCATGGGATACAAACCGTGACCAAGGATATTGCTCTGGTACACAGAGCGGGCCTAGAAGTCAAATCTTGTATCAACAAGAATAAGGCGACTGGCCCAGAGCGCCAACTCTGCGATTCCTGCTTCATCTCCTGCAAAGTCGACCAGCGCAAGCCAATTCTCGCATAGGCAGGGAAAACAACATGCTTCGTGAATCAAGCACCACAaactcctcctcgtctcACGGCCGACCGGCAATATCGGCACGCCCACGTGCTGAGAAGACGGGACGCTTGTGGATGCGGCGCGACCCTTGCCAACCCAATTCTTTAGCTTGCATCTTCCGGTCCCGAACtatacatatacatacatacatacaagcATGTAATTTGACATCTAGTGCCCATAATAACCGGCCGCATGGGACCAAACTGGACCAAATTGCAACAACTTGAGTGTCGTCCGTAATATGCAATAGAGTAACACACACATGTCCCTGGACATGTCGAATCACGTCGCCAGCGCATCGCAATGCAGCCATTACACATGTATGACAGCTGCACGTGTCGCACACACGCAGGGAATTCGACGCGTAGCTAAATCCGGGACCGTGATGATTGCTAGTCTCTCTATCAACGTTGCCGATATCCGGTACATGGTGCCATCGTCCCTGGTCTAATGGACTTAGCCGGGCCGTCGTCAGTCCAATATCCGATTTGTATCTTTCCAGCCGGTAAAAGAAAGACCAGTCCGGAGCGCTAGTCTGTCAAACTTCGCTTTCTCGCGTGTTGTCTCTCCGACTCTGGTCTCTTGACAAGTGAGGCCCTACGCAGCCGACGCAAAAGACACCATGAagatcgccgccgccgccattgtcggctCAGCCCTGGCTTCTTCTGCCCAGTCTAAGCCTACGGCTGACGAGAGATACCCGTACAATGGCCCCGATGTCCCCATTGGAGATTGGGTCGACAAGACGGTCGAGGGAAACGGCAAGGGATTTCCCCGTCTGGTCGAGCCGCCTGCTGTGAAGCCTGCCAGGGCGAATCCCAGCAACAACGTCAATGTCATTTCTCTTTCCTATGCGGGAAACGGGGTCAACATTCATTACCAGACTCCCTTTGGTCTCGGCGCCTCCCCTTCCGTGGCATGGGGAACGAGCGCTGGCTCGTTGACCAGCATTGCTACTGGATCGAGCCGCTCGTAGGTTTCTTTCCCGAGCATCAAACCATGCCAAATCCAGCATGTCGTGACTCTTCTTGTGCTCTTCTTACACGTATAGGTATGACCGCACTCCGCCGTGCTCTCGGGTCGCCGTCACCCAGTGCAGCCAGTTCTATCATGACGTCCAGATCCGCAACCTCAGCCCCGACACAACCTACTATTACAAGATCCCTGCCGCCAACGGCACCACTGCTTCCGAGGTTTTGAGCTTCAAGACTGCCCGTGAGGCCGGGAGCAAAAGGGCCTTTACTGTCGCCGTCCTCAACGACATGGGGTACACCAATGCCGGCGGCACTTTCAGGGAGCTCaacaaggccgtcgacgagggagTCGCGTTTGCCTGGCACGGCGGCGACATCTCCTACGCAGACGACTGGTTTAGCGGCATCCTGCCCTGCGCAAGCGACTGGCCAGTGTGCTACAACGGCACCGGCAGCGAGCTCCCCGGCGGCGTTACGCCCGACTATGAGACTCCCCTTCCGGCGGGCGAGGTTCCCAACCAGGGGGGTCCTCGGGGCGGCGACATGAGCGTGCTGTACGAGTCGAATTGGGATCTTTGGCAGCAGTGGATCAACGGCATCTCCATGAAGGTGCCGTACATGGTTCTGCCGGGAAACCACGAGGCTGCGTGTGCGGAATTCGACGGGCCAGGTCAGCTGCTGGCTTCGTATCTGAACAGGAACGAGCCCAACAGCACGTCGCCCAAGTCCAACAAGTTGACGTACTACAGCTGTCCCCCGTCACAGCGGTAAGAAAGCCTGGGGTTCACCGGATTCGACCTCGGGAGGTTGACAAAGTGGCTAACCGTGAGAGGAAAGGAACTACACTGCCTACCAGCACCGCTTCCGCATGCCCGGCCGAGAATCCGGAGGCGTAACCAACTTCTGGTACTCGTTCGACTACGGCTTGGCCCACTTCATCTCCTTCAATGGCGAGACGGACTATCCCTACAGCCCCGAGTGGCCGTTTTCGCGGGACGTCAAGGGTG from Metarhizium brunneum chromosome 2, complete sequence includes these protein-coding regions:
- the fmp522_0 gene encoding Protein fmp52-2, which encodes MSAAVIGSTGLVGSHILSNLLAGDIYKPVHTITRRAPKPSSPNLSSIVDADTTKWAAALTGLSPAPAAVFSALGTTRAQAGGLENQRKIDHDLNIELARAAKEAGVATFVFISSAGSDGLLSGWAPYSKMKKGVEDAVRELGFDHAIILRPGMILGERETSRAAEGFAQAAVRGLGKLSSGVQDALGQDADAIARAAVKAAQLAGENKAPDKFWIIGGHEILKLARAGKEEPKAAESSK
- the aphA_1 gene encoding Acid phosphatase — encoded protein: MKIAAAAIVGSALASSAQSKPTADERYPYNGPDVPIGDWVDKTVEGNGKGFPRLVEPPAVKPARANPSNNVNVISLSYAGNGVNIHYQTPFGLGASPSVAWGTSAGSLTSIATGSSRSYDRTPPCSRVAVTQCSQFYHDVQIRNLSPDTTYYYKIPAANGTTASEVLSFKTAREAGSKRAFTVAVLNDMGYTNAGGTFRELNKAVDEGVAFAWHGGDISYADDWFSGILPCASDWPVCYNGTGSELPGGVTPDYETPLPAGEVPNQGGPRGGDMSVLYESNWDLWQQWINGISMKVPYMVLPGNHEAACAEFDGPGQLLASYLNRNEPNSTSPKSNKLTYYSCPPSQRNYTAYQHRFRMPGRESGGVTNFWYSFDYGLAHFISFNGETDYPYSPEWPFSRDVKGGESKPKENETFITDSGPFGAVDGSIYTKESYEQYRWLEKDLASVDREKTPWVIAMSHRPMYSSQVSAYQKNMRDAFEGLFLKYGVDAYLSGHIHWYERTFPLGNNGTIDKAAIINNNTYRTNPGKSITHIINGMAGNIESHSTLSKGQSPLNITCVLDQSHYGFSKLTIHNETVLTWSFVKGSDGSSGDDFTLVKKGSGSDSRNSTMTSQSGIAATDKTTSTSTRTAAAGGITTVTEVVNSYTTYCPGSTTFTQGPRTYVVSEATTLTITDCPCTLTHTKSLPSAGISSAVISGNRTAAPSGNVPDKTEGGSSLAHLTSGGQQPTPAGPTSSPVGAAGTTASVLVAQGGRVGADASLVGFVALAAAAAALM